In Schizosaccharomyces osmophilus chromosome 1, complete sequence, the genomic window gacaaaaagaagaaaataaatttccACTAAAGCACGgtacaaaagaagaaactcATCCCATGGACAATCTCGGATTGCTTCGCGATCAGGGTAACCCAAAGTTCAAGGTAGAACCGAAAAACCCAACGTCGCATTTTACCGAAACAGATAGATCATTACCAGAATCTTCGGATACTAAACAGGAAAACTTGGAATGGTCAAAGCTGATCAAGGATTGTTTTCGGGATGTAGTAAACAATAAtcgaaaaatgaagaatatCATACACGACGTCCTCGTTGACACATCGCACTTGATTAACTCAACGGAAGTCCCGGATGAGGCCGACTACACAATAAATCTGGATGACCCTATGTCTTCGTCAGGAAAGtattggaaacaaaaattcgATTTGCTCGAAACAGCGCACACTGATTTGGAAGAcgaattggaaaaaataaggGAGAGGGTAGATGCGATTATGACAGAAagacaagaagaaatctcgttttggaaaagaagatgcaAATTACTGGAGGTAGATAACGATCGACTTTCTCGtatgcaaaaaaaacaagaaccAACCTTTACGaaacataaaaataatgtcGTTCCGAAAGCAAAAGAGAATTATCcaatttccaaagaattGGACATTCCTCTACGGGAAAATAGTCTGTTTCATTTCAGCCCCCCAAAGCAAACCAGGGAATCTATCAAGCTCCCCAATGAAACATTTTCTAATCCGTTAGATATGTCGCATCTGGCAGCAGAGATGTTGTCCCACTCGgcgaagaaaaagcaacCCAATGATagtttcttcaattttggGGATGGTTCTGGTCCAATTTCATCTACTCCTGTATCCGCAGCCTCCAAAGTTCGACAAAGGTTATTACATGCTACTCAAACTCCGACCCCATTACCCATGCCAAATCGAAGAAAAGAGCCTCAAAATAAGCCAAGCGAGATTGAAGATTCTTTGATGCCATCCATGGGTTTACTATCCAAAAACCGTGAGTTAGCCAACCGACAACTGGCCCATAAAAAAGAACCCAGCAATGCAGAATTTCTGTACGGAAATCCTTCGCGAAATAAGCAGAAATATACGTTGACGCAAGTTCATCCTTATGAGCGGGATTTACAACCGAAAGATTTATCAAAAGTTAATGAACTAACAGCAGAACAAAAGCTTTCGAAGGAGCGCTCAGCAAGAGCTAGGAGTcgtttggaagaaagaaggcAACAAAGAGGATATGCGTGAAATACTTTCATTCCAAAATGAATGCTGTCCCTTTAGTGATGACACTTGTACttttatgattttgtttttgatgattATCGGTTATGAACGACGACAGTGATCTCCGATACGTATAttaattaattttgttttgaatgaagATCTACGATTTGTTAACAATATAGCATTTCACTTTTCGACAATTTTTAAAGTGTGCATTTGTACTTTTAATAAAGATCCTCAAAAGCAGTTCCATAAGCGGCGTCCATCAAGTAATGAGGTatactttttgaatactTGTTTACTCTCTACTATGGCTACGACGTACAACGCACTTCAAAATTACAACAAGCAAAATGTCGTATGGTAGAGTTATAAtttaagttttcttttaaatcaatctatttatttgcatttgtttacttgtATACACATAGGTATCTGCATGAATGGTGGTAACCTACTCTGTTATTTTTCCAGAGCATAACTCTTCGACCAttccttgaaaaaaagCTAAACTCAAGCAAAGACGACCTTTCATAGTCAATATGGGTGCTGcagaaaaagtaaaggaGATTATTATTTCGATTATTAACTAAAAACTGTTTAGATTCTAGAAATTGAGGCGGAAATGCGCCGGACgcaaaaaaacaagtccACTGAATACCACTTGGGTCTTGTAAGCAAGAGAAATAGTTATAAAGAAACTAAGCACTTACTAATCGTTTGATTTTAGCTAAAGGGAAAGCTTGCGAGACTTCGTACCCAGTTACTTGAGCCTACCACGAAAGCAGGACCAAAAGGTGAAGGCTTTGATGTAGCAAAAAGCGGAGATGCTAGAGCTGCTTTTATTGGATTTCCTTCCGTCGGTAAATCTACTCTGCTTTCTGCGATTACAAAGACCCGATCTGCTACTGCTAATTATGAGTTTACAACGTTGACTGCCATCCCGGGTGTTTTAGAATATGATGGTGCTGAAATTCAAATGTTAGATCTTCCTGGTATTATCGAAGGTGCCTCTCAAGGA contains:
- the cut12 gene encoding spindle pole body cell cycle signaling scaffold Cut12; this encodes MSDTLNTPPTYAWVWNAFSRKLAGTVTKPTSNPPNNVYVEEVNPEDAENKIPEESLRPMDELTPTKHKNGQNGILKTPGTLQIKKSVNFKDHLGDDSLYRELQQKGYEKENKENHMRPKNRFSNDFDYDFEDKYFSQPSSKQLAYKLSQVAQLEGKTENSFKLRQKEENKFPLKHGTKEETHPMDNLGLLRDQGNPKFKVEPKNPTSHFTETDRSLPESSDTKQENLEWSKLIKDCFRDVVNNNRKMKNIIHDVLVDTSHLINSTEVPDEADYTINLDDPMSSSGKYWKQKFDLLETAHTDLEDELEKIRERVDAIMTERQEEISFWKRRCKLLEVDNDRLSRMQKKQEPTFTKHKNNVVPKAKENYPISKELDIPLRENSLFHFSPPKQTRESIKLPNETFSNPLDMSHLAAEMLSHSAKKKQPNDSFFNFGDGSGPISSTPVSAASKVRQRLLHATQTPTPLPMPNRRKEPQNKPSEIEDSLMPSMGLLSKNRELANRQLAHKKEPSNAEFLYGNPSRNKQKYTLTQVHPYERDLQPKDLSKVNELTAEQKLSKERSARARSRLEERRQQRGYA